Proteins co-encoded in one Apodemus sylvaticus chromosome 6, mApoSyl1.1, whole genome shotgun sequence genomic window:
- the LOC127687353 gene encoding 60S ribosomal protein L31-like, with protein MALAKKGGVRKKGCAAISEVVTREYTINIHKRIHGVGFKQHAPQALKEMRKWKEMGTPDVRTDTMFNKAIWVKGIRNVPYHIRINLSRKRNEDEESPDKLYTLVTYMPVTIFKNLQTVNVDEN; from the coding sequence ATGGCTCTTGCAAAGAAGGGAGGCGTGAGGAAGAAGGGCTGTGCTGCCATCAGTGAGGTGGTGACCCGAGAATACACCATCAACATTCACAAGCGCATCCATGGAGTGGGCTTCAAGCAGCATGCTCCTCAGGCACTCaaagaaatgaggaaatggaaggaaatggGGACACCAGATGTGCGCACTGACACCATGTTCAATAAAGCCATCTGGGTCAAGGGAATAAGGAACGTTCCATATCATATCCGAATAAATTTGTCCAGAAAACGTAATGAGGATGAGGAGTCACCAGACAAGCTCTACACATTGGTAACTTACATGCCTGTTACTATATTCAAAAATCTACAGACGGTCAATGTGGATGAGAACTAA